In a genomic window of Scheffersomyces stipitis CBS 6054 chromosome 4, complete sequence:
- the CDR4.2 gene encoding ABC transporter (Pleiotropic drug resistance proteins (PDR1-15), ABC superfamily~go_component membrane~go_function ATP binding~go_process transport) — MSTPTMTDDSSQEAHASDRTEFNQYDGFNQVVENEIRELARNPSRISVDTASLHSSSLALVRTLTNASQIPGQNPMVENSSEYIDPRLDPCSEQFDSKFWVQNLRKLVLSDAEYYKPASLGLAYKNLRAYGLDVDTDYQTTFGNGIFKMLNRYARRITGKESSYDILKPMDGILLPGELTVVLGRPGAGCTTLLKTLSTQTYGFQVDKESIISYDGFTPSDIKKHYRGDVVYCSETEKHFPHLTVWDTLYLAAKLRTPQNRPLGVSRELYANHMTEVVLATYGLTNTKYTKVGDDFVRGVSGGERKRVSIAEVALNSALIQCWDNSTRGLDAATALEFVRALKASAQVSKATPLVAIYQCSQDGYDLFDKVILMYEGYQIFFGNAKKAKQYFIDMGYECPQRQTTADFLTSLTNPAERIPRKGYEAQVPRTPEEFYNYWQKSPQRQELLSQIDSYLNEHLESNSRSEFHESHIAKQARHTNPGSSYTVSFLMQVRYVVERNILRTKGDPSFMLFQIGGNIFIAFILCSIFYNLQPTTESFYSRTAAMFFAILFNANSSMLEIFSLYEARSVVEKHKTYALYHPAADAIGSIITELPTKIITCIGFNLVYYFMIHFRREPGHFFFYLLVNFTATLAMSHLFRSIGASTKTMSQAMTPSVILLLAFVIFTGFIIPTPDMHGWCRWINYINPIAYAFEALIANEFHDRDFICSRFVPSGGSYPVDGPYRICSVVGSVVGENYVNGDAFINESFKYYDGHKWRNWGIVLAFAIFFMFTYVLICEYNRGSRQKGEVLLFQKRLSKRKMDMEMGKMVKYTHEFSSDSSFEKNSKHEYSGNIFHWRHLSYSVKIKSENRIILDDIDGWVKPGQITALMGATGAGKTTLLNAISDRLTAGVVTDGVRMVNGRPLDADFQRSVGYVQQQDLHLETSTVKEALKFSAYLRQPYAVSKKEKDEYVDYVINLLDMESYSDAVVGISGEGLNVEQRKRLSIGVELVAKPKLLLFLDEPTSGLDSQTAWSICKLIRKLADSGQAIVCTIHQPSAILLKEFDRLLFLQKGGQTVYFGDLGDYFNTLIQYFEKHGAHKCPPEANPAEWMLEVIGAAPGSHSKKDYAKVWKDSEEYKQIQRELDEMERELVKLPVNDDPEKLKTFTNPMWKQYVLVTERVLQQYWRTPSYTYNKVTLSVLSSLFNGFAFFKADRSLQGLQNQMFSVFMFLVNLMTLVQQYLPHFVAQRDLYEVRERPSRTFSWFAFIAAQITSEVPWNIFCGTLSFLSWYYPVGFYQNAVETNTVHQRGGYMWFAIVMFYVYSSTMGQMCMSFMELADNATNLCIIMYSMCLGFCGVLVTKQNLPGFWIFMYRANPFTYLVSVILSTGLFDTKVTCSPTEILNIPVPQGYTCEQFMGPYMSVAGGYLQSNGGQCQFCTMANTNVFLNSINADYYTRYRDMGLFVAFIGINVICTVFFYWLARVPKFNRRGTKT, encoded by the coding sequence ATGTCTACACCTACAATGACCGACGATAGCTCGCAAGAGGCGCATGCTTCCGATAGAACTGAATTCAATCAATATGATGGTTTCAATCAGGTGGTCGAGAACGAGATAAGGGAACTAGCAAGAAATCCAAGCAGGATATCTGTGGACACTGCAAGTTTACACTCCTCCAGCTTGGCTTTGGTCAGAACTTTAACAAACGCTTCACAAATACCAGGACAGAATCCAATGGTTGAGAATTCATCTGAGTACATTGATCCAAGACTTGATCCCTGCTCCGAACAATTCGATTCCAAATTCTGGGTCCAGAATTTAAGAAAACTTGTTCTATCAGATGCTGAATACTACAAACCAGCTTCTTTGGGACTAGCGTACAAGAATCTTAGAGCTTACGGTCTTGATGTCGATACCGATTATCAAACTACATTTGGCAATGGTATCTTTAAAATGCTCAATAGATATGCCAGACGAATAACTGGAAAAGAGTCTTCTTATGACATTCTCAAGCCTATGGATGGGATTCTTTTACCTGGCGAATTAACTGTTGTGCTTGGTAGACCAGGTGCCGGTTGTACAACACTTTTGAAAACGCTTTCAACACAAACATATGGTTTCCAAGTTGATAAGGAAAGTATAATCCTGTACGACGGTTTCACCCCATCAGACATCAAGAAACACTATCGTGGAGACGTCGTTTATtgttcagaaacagaaaaacATTTTCCACACTTGACAGTTTGGGATACTCTATACTTGGCCGCTAAGTTGAGAACGCCACAAAACAGGCCACTAGGTGTATCGAGGGAACTATATGCAAACCACATGACAGAAGTTGTTTTGGCAACTTACGGTTTGACTAATACGAAGTATACTAAAGTTGGTGATGATTTTGTGAGGGGTGTATCTGGAGGggaaagaaaaagagttTCCATTGCCGAAGTTGCTTTGAATCTGGCATTGATTCAATGTTGGGATAATTCCACTAGAGGCTTGGATGCTGCAACAGCGTTGGAATTTGTTAGAGCTTTGAAAGCATCAGCTCAAGTTTCCAAAGCAACGCCCCTTGTTGCAATTTACCAATGTTCTCAGGATGGTTATGACTTATTTGATAAGGTGATATTGATGTACGAAGGCTATCAAATTTTCTTCGGTAACGCCAAAAAGGCAAAACAGTATTTCATAGACATGGGTTATGAGTGTCCCCAAAGGCAAACTACGGCAGActttttgacttctttgaCTAATCCTGCTGAGAGGATTCCAAGGAAGGGTTATGAAGCACAAGTTCCACGTACTCCTGAAGAATTCTATAATTATTGGCAGAAGTCACCTCAAAGGCAAGAATTATTATCTCAAATTGATAGCTACTTGAATGAGCATCTTGAGTCTAATTCCAGGAGTGAGTTTCATGAGTCTCATATCGCAAAGCAAGCAAGGCACACTAATCCTGGATCATCTTATACTGTGTCATTCTTAATGCAAGTAAGGTATGTTGTCGAAAGAAATATATTAAGAACCAAGGGTGATCCCTCATTCATGCTTTTCCAAATTGGAGGTAACATATTCATAGCATTTATTTTGTGTTCCATCTTCTACAATCTTCAACCCACCACAGAATCATTCTACAGCAGAACGGCTGCTATgttttttgcaattttgtTCAATGCTAACTCATCAATGTTAGAAATATTTTCTCTTTATGAGGCCAGAAGCGTTGTCGAAAAGCACAAGACATATGCATTATATCATCCTGCTGCCGATGCGATTGGTTCTATAATAACAGAACTTCCAACCAAAATTATCACTTGTATTGGGTTTAACTTGGTTTACTACTTCATGATCCACTTTAGAAGAGAACCAGGacatttctttttctatttGCTAGTGAACTTCACTGCAACACTCGCGATGTCTCACTTATTCAGAAGCATTGGAGCTTCGACTAAAACAATGTCTCAAGCTATGACCCCTTCAGTTATTCTATTGCTTGCTTTTGTCATCTTTACCGGTTTTATCATTCCAACTCCAGATATGCATGGTTGGTGCAGATGGATCAATTACATTAATCCGATTGCATATGCTTTTGAGGCTTTGATTGCTAATGAATTTCATGACAGGGATTTCATATGCTCTCGATTTGTACCTTCTGGTGGTAGCTACCCAGTTGATGGTCCATATCGGATTTGCAGTGTCGTTGGATCTGTCGTTGGTGAAAATTATGTGAATGGGGATGCCTTCATCAACGAGTCTTTCAAGTATTATGATGGTCAcaaatggagaaattggggaattgttcttgcatttgcaattttctTTATGTTCACTTATGTTCTTATTTGTGAGTATAATAGGGGATCAAGGCAGAAAGGAGAAGTACTTCTATTCCAGAAACGTTtatcaaaaagaaagatggATATGGAGATGGGAAAAATGGTGAAGTATACCCATGAGTTCAGCAGTGATTCGAGTTTTgagaaaaattcaaaacaTGAATACAGTGGTAATATATTCCATTGGAGACATTTATCATACTCAGTGAAAATTAAATCTGAAAATAGGATCATTTTGGATGATATAGATGGCTGGGTTAAGCCTGGACAGATAACTGCTTTGATGGGAGCGACAGGTGCTGGTAAAACTACACTTTTGAATGCGATATCTGATAGATTGACTGCTGGAGTTGTCACTGATGGTGTAAGAATGGTAAACGGAAGACCATTGGATGCCGATTTCCAGAGATCTGTTGGTTACgtccaacaacaagatctacATTTGGAGACATCCACCGTGAAAGAAGCTTtaaaattttcagcttATTTGAGACAGCCATATGCTGTATCCAAAAAGGAGAAAGATGAATATGTCGACTACGTCATTAATCTTTTGGATATGGAACTGTATTCAGACGCAGTTGTTGGTATATCTGGCGAAGGCCTTAATGTCGAGCAAAGAAAGAGACTTTCAATTGGTGTCGAGTTAGTTGCCAAACCAAAATTATTGCTATTTCTAGATGAACCTACCTCTGGATTAGATTCACAAACAGCTTGGTCTATTTGCAAGTTGATTAGAAAATTGGCAGATAGTGGTCAGGCTATTGTTTGTACTATCCATCAACCTTCAGCCATATTATTGAAAGAATTTGATCGTTTACTTTTCTTACAAAAAGGTGGCCAAACAGTATATTTTGGTGATTTGGGGGACTATTTTAATACTTTGATTCAATACTTCGAAAAACACGGTGCTCATAAATGTCCTCCGGAAGCTAATCCAGCTGAGTGGATGTTGGAAGTAATTGGTGCAGCACCTGGTTCTCATTCAAAGAAAGACTATGCCAAGGTTTGgaaagattcagaagagtATAAACAGATACAGAGAGAGTTAgatgaaatggaaagagaGCTTGTAAAGCTACCAGTTAATGATGAtccagaaaagttgaaaacaTTTACAAATCCAATGTGGAAACAATATGTTTTAGTTACTGAAAGAGTCCTTCAACAGTATTGGCGAACACCAAGTTATACTTATAATAAGGTTACCTTATCTGTACTCTCCTCCTTATTTAATGgttttgctttcttcaaggCAGACAGATCACTTCAAGgacttcaaaatcaaatgTTTTCGGTTTTCATGTTTTTGGTCAATTTGATGACGTTAGTACAACAGTATTTGCCTCATTTTGTTGCTCAAAGAGATCTATATGAAGTCAGAGAAAGaccatcaagaactttcaGCTGGTTTGCTTTTATTGCTGCCCAGATAACATCTGAGGTTCCATGGAATATTTTCTGTGGTACCTTatcctttctttcttggtaTTATCCAGTAGGGTTTTACCAGAATGCCGTTGAGACCAATACAGTCCATCAACGTGGTGGATATATGTGGTTTGCTATTGTTATGTTCTACGTTTACTCCTCAACTATGGGCCAGATGTGTATGTCATTCATGGAACTAGCAGATAACGCAACCAACTTGTGCATCATCATGTACAGTATGTGTCTTGGTTTCTGTGGTGTGTTGGTTACTAAACAGAATTTGCCTGGATTTTGGATATTCATGTACAGAGCAAATCCATTCACTTACTTAGTTTCTGTCATTTTGTCAACCGGGTTATTTGATACCAAAGTTACTTGCTCTCCTACAGAGATTCTCAACATTCCTGTTCCTCAGGGTTATACATGTGAGCAATTTATGGGACCATACATGAGTGTTGCAGGTGGATATTTGCAAAGCAATGGCGGGCAATGTCAATTCTGCACCATGGCTAACACCAATGTATTCCTCAACCTGATAAATGCTGATTACTATACGAGATACAGAGATATGGGCCTTTTTGTTGCATTTATTGGTATTAATGTTATTTGCACAGTTTTCTTTTACTGGCTTGCCAGAGTCCCAAAATTCAACAGAAGAGGAACTAAGACTTAG